The DNA sequence GGGCCGCCATGACGTCGTCGATGTCGTCTCGGGTGGCGTGGCGGGCGAACCGCATCGAGAGCGGATTGAAGAACCGCACCGGCGCCAGCGCGGTGGCCTTGTTCGACCGCGCGTTGGCCACCGGACCGGCATGACCGATCTGGGCGCTGATCGCAGCACCTTCGGTGTGGATGGACGCGGTGAGGCGACGCAGCCCGGGGATCGCCTCCGGACGCCAGTAGATCTGGTTGCCCTCGGTCCGGCCACCGGGGGAGACCGCCAGGTATGCCACGGTCGTCATGCCGACCCCGCCGGCGGCGGGCAGCCGGTGGTAGGTGATCAGATCATCGGTGACCAGTGCGTTCGGGGTCGACGCCTCGAAGGTCGCCGCTTTGATGACACGGTTGCGCAGGGTGATCGGGCCCAGCTTGGCAGCGGTGAACACATCGTTGGGGGCTGTCATGTCGCAGAGCCTGCCACGGCTGCTGTCAGAATGGCAGCCGTGGGTGCAATCACTTTGGACGGCAAGGCCACGCGCGACGAGATCTTCGTCGATCTCACCGAGCGGGTGAAGAAGCTCACCGACTCCGGTCGCACGCCTGGGCTGGGCACGGTGCTGGTCGGTGACGACCCCGGTTCGCAGGCCTACGTGCGGGGCAAGCACTCCGACTGCGCCAAGGTGGGCATCAACTCGATCCGTCGTGACCTGCCCGCCGACATCAGCCAGTCGGCGCTCGAGGAGGTCCTCGACGAGCTCAACGACAACCCGGACTGCACCGGTTACATCGTGCAGCTGCCGTTGCCCAAGCATCTGAACGAGAACGCTGCCCTCGAGCGGGTCGACCCCGGCAAGGACGCCGACGGCCTGCACCCGATGAACCTGGGCCGGCTCGTGCTCAACGAACCGGCGCCGTTGCCCTGCACGCCGCGCGGCATCGTGCATCTGCTGCGCCGCTACCAGGTCGAGATCGCCGGCGCGCACGTCGTGGTCATCGGGCGCGGTGTCACGGTGGGCCGTCCGCTGGGGCTGCTGTTGACCAGGCGCTCGGAGAACGCGACCGTGACGCTGTGCCACACCGCCACCCGGCATCTGCCTCAGATCACCCGGGAGGCCGACATCATCGTCGCAGCGGCCGGGGTGCCGCACATGGTGACCGCGGAGATGGTGCGCCCGGGCGCGGCCGTCATCGATGTCGGGGTCAGTCGCGACGACGCCGGCAAGCTCGTCGGCGACGTGCAGCCCGGGGTCTGGGACATCGCCGGGCACGTCTCCCCGAACCCCGGCGGGGTCGGTCCGCTGACCCGGGCGTTCCTGCTGACCAACGTCGTCGAGCGCGCCGAGGCCGCCGCAGCCTCGTGACGCTGAAGGATGTCGCCCGCAAGGTGTTCGCCGGGCAGTGGCCGATCTTGGTGGTCGGCATGTTCCTGGTGGCTGCGTTCGGGTTGGTCGCCTTCGGTTACTGGCGCCGCGGTGCCGCGGTGATGGCGGTCGGTGTCGGCGTGGCCGCCGGCTTGCGGCTGATGCTGTCCGAGGATCGTGTGGGGTTGCTCGCGGTGCGCAGCCGCACGGTCGACGTGGTGACCACCGCGTCGGTCAGCGCGGCGATGCTGTACATCGCCTGGACCATCGATCCGCTCGGGACCAGCTGAGGCGGAGTGCACGCCGGTCGCGGGTGGGCCGGCTCTCAGGCACGGTGTACCCGGTTGCCCCCGTTGCGCTTTGCGACGTACATCGCCGAGTCCGCGTTTTCGATGAGCTGGTCGATCTGCGGCGAGCCGTCGTCACCTGGCAGCTGTGCGAGCGCGGCGGTGCTGATTCCGACGCTCGCGGTCACGTGGTGGGGTAGCTCAGCGATGTGTTCGCACAGGCGATGCACGTCGCCCTCGATGGTTTCCGCCGACCCGATCGCGGCGACGAGGAACTCTTCCCCGCCGGCCCGGCAGACAGCTGAACCGGGGGGCCCCGCCTGGACCAACAGTTCGCCGACCGCGCGTAGAGCTCGGTCACCGGCGGCGTGTCCCCGGGAATCGTTGAGGCTCTTGAAGCCATCCAGATCGACCATGGCGACGACGAGATCGTCGCCGGCAGGGGTGTCACGCTCGAGACGTCGCAACAAGACGTCTGTGAAACCTCGACGATTCAACAGTCCGGTGAGTGGGTCGACGTCCGATCGCATCGCATAGGTACCTAGAGCCCGCGTCGCGCCGGCTATGGCCAACGGCACCGACGCGTTCAGGAAGACGATGACCCCGAACGCGGCGAAGGCGGTGGCAAGGTTGGTCTCGGCGCCCAATCGCCAGCATGCCGCCACGGCGGTTGCCAGGGCCACGCAGAAGTTGAAGACGAGCAGTCTGAGACTGTGGAAGAACGCCACGTAGCCGCCGGTCACCGTGGTGGCGGTGCAGCCGAGAACGGCCAGTGCGGAACTGGGTTGCACGACGCTCCACGCTGAGATCAGCAGAATGCCCGCGCTCATCGTCAGCGCGGACTGCCGTCGGGTGGGCCAGCGGGTCAACCAGAACGCCGTCATCGCTGCGGCGAAGCCGGTGAACAAGCCGACGAACACGTAACCGGTCATCACCGGCAGGTCCAACGCCAAGAGCGAGCTCGCGGTGATCACAGCTGTCGATGCGGACAGTATCGCCATCATGCATTGAGCCCGGCCTCGCAGCCCACGATCGGTCAAGAACTGGGTGGTCCAGTCGAACCGGTCTGGGTCGCTGCATCTGCGTTGGATTCGTCCCATCAGACGCGGTCGCCCCCGCTCGCGAATCAAGATCGGCGATTCCTGTCGTTGTGACTATACAAATCACCGCGGTTGTCGTCAGCGTCATGCGTGTCGAACGGCGTCCGAAACGTCCTCGGTTCGGCGAGCGCCGATCGGCCCGGCGCTGCCGCCGATGAAGCGCTGAGTCGCAGGCGATGTTTGGTTACTGCTCAGTAAGGTTACTCGTCCGCCGTCAGCGCTGTGACTGCTGTCACAGCACCGAGGACGGGAGGCCTGATGTCAGCGATCAAAGCGTTGGCCCGGTGGAGCAAGGCTCCCGCGCGGGATGTCGACACCGCGTCGGGACCCTGGGTCAACATCGTGCGGGGTTTGGCGGCGCGCGCGACGACACCGTTGCTGCCCGACGACTATCTGTCTTTGCTGAACCCGCTGTGGTCGGCGCGGGAACTGCGTGGCGAGATCGTTGCGGTGCGGCGCGAGACCGAGGACACCGCCACGGTGTTCATCCGCCCCGGATGGGGTTTCGCCGGGGACTACCAACCCGGTCAGTACGTGGGTATCGGCCTGCGGGTCAACGGCCGGTGGCACTGGCGGTCGTATTCGTTGACCTCGGTGCCCGAACAGGACGGTGAGCAGATCTCGATCACGGTCAAGGCCACCCCGGAGGGATTCCTGTCGACCCACTTGGTCAACGGTGTCGAACCGGGCACCGTCATCCGGTTGGCGGCGCCGAAAGGGGACTTCGCGCTACCCGATCCGCCCCCGCCGGCTCTGTTGTTCATCAGCGCCGGCAGCGGGATCACCCCGATCATGGGCATGCTGCGCTCGCTGCGGGCGCGCGAGCAGCACCCCGACATCGTCCACGTGCACTCGGCGCCCTCGGCCGACGCGGTGATCTTCCACGATGAGCTGCGCGAACTGGAGGGCAAGCAGGACGGCTACCGGCTGCATCTGCAGCTGACCGACAGCGCCGGCCATGTCGACTTTGCGCAGTTCGACACGGTGGTGCCGGACTGGCGGGAACGCTCGGCGTGGGCCTGTGGTCCCGCGGCAATGCTCGACGACGTCGAAAACCTGTGGAAGGAGCACGGTCTCGACAGCGAGCTGCACATGGAGCGGTTCACCATCGCCGCTACCGACAAGGGCGGCGAGGGTGGCACCGTCACGTTCGCCATCTCCGACAAGCAGGTCGAGATCGACGGGGCGACGACTCTGCTCGAAGCCGGCGAGCAGGTCGGCATCCAGATGCCGTTCGGCTGCCGGATGGGAATCTGCCAGACCTGCGTGCTGCCGCTGGACGGTGGCAACGTCCGCGACATCCGCTCCGGTGACGAGCACGGCGCCGGCGACCGTATCCAGACCTGTATCTCCACCGCATCCGGCGACTGCACCATCAACATCTGAGAGGCAACCATGGCCATCACCGACATCAAGGCGTACGCCCACCTGACCGACGAGGACATCGACGCGCTGGCCGCCGAACTCGACGCGATTCGCGCGGAGGTCGAGGAGTCCCGCGGCGAGCGAGACGCTCGCTACATCCGGCGCACCATCCAGTTGCAGCGGGCGCTGGCCGCCGGCGGGCGCATCGCGTTGTTCGCCAGCAGCAGTCGCCTGGCCCGCATCGCGGGAACGGCGATGTTGGCCAGCGCCAAGATCATCGAGAACATGGAGCTGGGCCACAACGTCATCCATGGTCAGTGGGACTGGATGAACGACCCGGAGATCCACTCCACCGAGTGGGAGTGGGACACCGCCTGCCCGTCGGCGCAGTGGAAGCACTCCCACAATTTCGTCCACCACAAGTACACCAACGTCGTCGGACTCGACAGTGACGTCGGCTACGGCATCATGCGGGTGACGCGTGACGAGCCGTGGGAGCCGTGGATGATCGGCAACCTGGTGTACAACCTGCTGCTGGGCACGCTGTTCGAGTGGGGTGTGGCGCTGCACCACATCGAGACCGAGAAGATCCGCAACAAGGAGAAGACCTGGGCCCAGGCGATGAAGGATCTGCGTGTCATGGGCAAGAAGATGGGCAGGCAGGCCGGCAAGGACTATCTGGTGTATCCGGCGTTGGCGGGTACGAACTGGAAGAGCACCCTCAAGTGCAATGTGGTGGCCAATCTGATCCGCAACTACTGGGCCTACATGGTCATCTTCTGCGGGCACTTCCCCGACGGGGCCGAGAAGTTCACCGTCGAGGAGTTCGAGAACGAGACGCGCGGGGAGTGGTATCTGCGGCAGATGCTGGGCTCGGCCAACTTCAACGCCGGACCCGTGATGGCGTTCATGAGTGGCAACCTCTGCTACCAGATCGAGCACCACCTCTTTCCCGACCTGCCCAGCAACCGGTACGCGGAGATGAGCGTGCGGGTGCGCGAGCTGTGTGAGAAGTACGATCTGCCCTACACCACCGGTCCGTTGGCCCGTCAATACTGGCAGTCGTTCTGGACGATCCTCAAACTCGCGCTGCCCGACCGGTTTCTGCGGGCCACGCCGGACAACGCGCCGGAGACGAACTCCGAGCGCCGCTTCGCTGAGACGGTGCCGCTGGCCGAGACCAACGGGGATACGTCGGGGCGGCGTCGCGGTCTGCGCACGGCGATCCGGCAGCGGATGACGACCGCAGCCTGACAATCCTGCGCTGCACGTCCCCGCGCTGCGCCGAACGTGCTCTGGCGGTAGTGGTTTCGCTCACTGAGCTACCGTGCGAGCACGTTCGGCGCGGACGGCCCGGGCTACGCCGACGCCGGGCTACGCCGACGCCGGGCTACGCCGACGCCGGGCCACGACGGCGGGGCCGCTACTGCAGGCCGGCGGGAACGATGTCGCGGGCGGCCAGGAAGCTGGGGCGCCGGGATTTGGCGGCGAACGGCTCGACGAGTCCGTTGTCCACCGAGTTGAACACCAAAAACACGTTGGAGCGCGGGTACGGCGTGATGTTCGAGCCCGAACCGTGCAGCAGGTTCGCGTCGAACCACAACGCGGTGCCCGCCGGTCCGGTGAACTGGTCGATGCCGCGCTCGTCGCAGGCCTTGACCAAGGTGTCCTGGTCCGGGGTGCCGATGCGCTGGGACACCAGCGACGAGGTGTAGTTGTCGTCCGGGGTGGCCCCGACGCACGGATAGAACG is a window from the Mycolicibacterium poriferae genome containing:
- a CDS encoding bifunctional methylenetetrahydrofolate dehydrogenase/methenyltetrahydrofolate cyclohydrolase; its protein translation is MGAITLDGKATRDEIFVDLTERVKKLTDSGRTPGLGTVLVGDDPGSQAYVRGKHSDCAKVGINSIRRDLPADISQSALEEVLDELNDNPDCTGYIVQLPLPKHLNENAALERVDPGKDADGLHPMNLGRLVLNEPAPLPCTPRGIVHLLRRYQVEIAGAHVVVIGRGVTVGRPLGLLLTRRSENATVTLCHTATRHLPQITREADIIVAAAGVPHMVTAEMVRPGAAVIDVGVSRDDAGKLVGDVQPGVWDIAGHVSPNPGGVGPLTRAFLLTNVVERAEAAAAS
- a CDS encoding ferredoxin reductase; its protein translation is MSAIKALARWSKAPARDVDTASGPWVNIVRGLAARATTPLLPDDYLSLLNPLWSARELRGEIVAVRRETEDTATVFIRPGWGFAGDYQPGQYVGIGLRVNGRWHWRSYSLTSVPEQDGEQISITVKATPEGFLSTHLVNGVEPGTVIRLAAPKGDFALPDPPPPALLFISAGSGITPIMGMLRSLRAREQHPDIVHVHSAPSADAVIFHDELRELEGKQDGYRLHLQLTDSAGHVDFAQFDTVVPDWRERSAWACGPAAMLDDVENLWKEHGLDSELHMERFTIAATDKGGEGGTVTFAISDKQVEIDGATTLLEAGEQVGIQMPFGCRMGICQTCVLPLDGGNVRDIRSGDEHGAGDRIQTCISTASGDCTINI
- a CDS encoding fatty acid desaturase family protein, which encodes MAITDIKAYAHLTDEDIDALAAELDAIRAEVEESRGERDARYIRRTIQLQRALAAGGRIALFASSSRLARIAGTAMLASAKIIENMELGHNVIHGQWDWMNDPEIHSTEWEWDTACPSAQWKHSHNFVHHKYTNVVGLDSDVGYGIMRVTRDEPWEPWMIGNLVYNLLLGTLFEWGVALHHIETEKIRNKEKTWAQAMKDLRVMGKKMGRQAGKDYLVYPALAGTNWKSTLKCNVVANLIRNYWAYMVIFCGHFPDGAEKFTVEEFENETRGEWYLRQMLGSANFNAGPVMAFMSGNLCYQIEHHLFPDLPSNRYAEMSVRVRELCEKYDLPYTTGPLARQYWQSFWTILKLALPDRFLRATPDNAPETNSERRFAETVPLAETNGDTSGRRRGLRTAIRQRMTTAA
- a CDS encoding DUF3017 domain-containing protein, with the translated sequence MTLKDVARKVFAGQWPILVVGMFLVAAFGLVAFGYWRRGAAVMAVGVGVAAGLRLMLSEDRVGLLAVRSRTVDVVTTASVSAAMLYIAWTIDPLGTS
- a CDS encoding GGDEF domain-containing protein, yielding MITASSLLALDLPVMTGYVFVGLFTGFAAAMTAFWLTRWPTRRQSALTMSAGILLISAWSVVQPSSALAVLGCTATTVTGGYVAFFHSLRLLVFNFCVALATAVAACWRLGAETNLATAFAAFGVIVFLNASVPLAIAGATRALGTYAMRSDVDPLTGLLNRRGFTDVLLRRLERDTPAGDDLVVAMVDLDGFKSLNDSRGHAAGDRALRAVGELLVQAGPPGSAVCRAGGEEFLVAAIGSAETIEGDVHRLCEHIAELPHHVTASVGISTAALAQLPGDDGSPQIDQLIENADSAMYVAKRNGGNRVHRA